Part of the Sceloporus undulatus isolate JIND9_A2432 ecotype Alabama unplaced genomic scaffold, SceUnd_v1.1 scaffold_12371, whole genome shotgun sequence genome, AGTATTTTTTTCTGATAAATTAAGAAATTCATGCGTCTTTTTTTACAGCTCAGTCCTTGAAGTGGCTTGATGGCTCCGAGGTTAAATACGCCAACTGggcaaagggaaaggaaaatgccAGTGGCGAATGTGGTGTTATGTTTTCAGCAAATGGAACATGGACCAGGATGGACTGCAAGAATGTCCAAAGCAGAGTTGTATGCAAAGCTCCACAAAGTATGTATGCTTTCAA contains:
- the LOC121918456 gene encoding lymphocyte antigen 75-like, which produces MDAEENKFVSTHLRQHNFITGRVWLGMQTKAQSLKWLDGSEVKYANWAKGKENASGECGVMFSANGTWTRMDCKNVQSRVVCKAPQSMYAFNLFKEIQGWKCYFFVLNPPETP